A DNA window from Micromonospora sp. NBC_01739 contains the following coding sequences:
- a CDS encoding hybrid sensor histidine kinase/response regulator has product MTTAKQSATAEMSVADHEAVLTELAEALRRVRGGDLKVRLPRRSGAAGEVADAFNDVVSLQERQHLDLRRISRVVGRDGRLTERLDEEGLDGSWAEGQRAVNSLIDDLGRPTTEIARVIVAVADGDLSQHMALEIDGRPLRGEYLRIGRTVNTMVDQLSSFSNEVTRVAREVGTEGKLGGQADVRGVAGTWKDLTDSVNTMASNLTGQVRSISQVATAVAKGDLSQKITVSARGEVAELADTMNSLTDTLRLFAEQVTRVAREVGTEGKLGGQAEVPNVAGTWKDLTDSVNSMASNLTAQVRNIAQVSTAVARGDLSQKITVAAQGEILELKDTVNTMVDQLSSFADEVTRVAREVGTEGKLGGQAQVRGVSGTWRDLTENVNQLAGNLTSQVRNISQVSTAVAKGDLSQKITVDARGEILELKDTVNTMVDQLSSFADEVTRVAREVGTEGKLGGQAQVKGVSGTWRDLTDNVNSMASNLTSQVRNIASVTTAVAKGDLSQKITVDARGEILELKNTVNTMVDQLSSFADEVTRVAREVGTEGKLGGQAQVRGVAGTWRDLTDNVNSMASNLTSQVRNIAQVSTAVAKGDLSQKITVDAQGEILELKNTVNTMVDQLSSFADEVTRVAREVGTEGKLGGQAQVKGVSGTWRDLTDNVNSMASNLTSQVRNIASVTTAVANGDLSQKITVDAQGEILELKNTVNTMVDQLSSFADEVTRVAREVGIEGKLGGQAQVKGVSGTWRDLTENVNQLASTLTTQLRAIAQVSTSVTRGDLTQRIAVKAQGEVAELKDNINQMIVTLRETTHKNAEQGWLDSNLARIGGLLQGQRDLGEVCRMIMMEVTPLVDAQLGAFFLADNSEGVMRLRLTASYGYVSRGHEVTFGPGEGLVGQTALSRRTIRVGAVPDGRITLRSGLADTPPADLVVLPVLFEGELLGVIEFASVTPFSELHLSFLERLVATIGIAVNTIQANRRTEELLAQSQRLAHELQEQSAELQRTNAELEEKATLLSEQKGNIETKNREIELARLGLEEKAQQLTRASAYKSEFLANMSHELRTPLNSLLLLARLLAENSERNLTPKQIEFARTIHGSGSDLLRLIDDILDLSKIEAGRMDVEPTEVRFAEIRGYVEQAFAPQAEEKGLEFQVQVGEDLPPAVITDAQRLQQILRNLLSNAVKFTDNGAVTLRISRAPEQAVFDVPALTNARQVIAFTVIDTGIGISDDKLSLIFEAFQQADGTTSRRYGGTGLGLSISRDLARLIGGTITVSSVPGQGSTFTLYLPDVLAPDAVVAPAPPSPQRAGLPSSLLMPPVELLPPQPEAPKTRQLDGATVLIVDDDVRNVFALTSALELHGMTVLYADNGSDGVRLLAEHPEVDIVLMDAMMPDQDGYETTRQIRRNHRFADLPIVFLTAKAMPGDRESAIAAGASDYITKPVDLDELIELMGSWISGSRTEEGS; this is encoded by the coding sequence ATGACCACGGCGAAACAGTCGGCGACCGCGGAGATGAGCGTCGCCGACCACGAGGCGGTCCTCACCGAGCTGGCGGAGGCGCTGCGCCGAGTACGCGGCGGTGACCTGAAGGTCCGGCTTCCCCGGCGCTCCGGCGCGGCCGGGGAGGTGGCGGACGCCTTCAACGACGTGGTGTCGCTCCAGGAGCGACAGCATCTGGATCTACGGCGGATCAGCCGGGTGGTCGGTCGGGACGGCCGGCTGACCGAGCGGCTGGACGAGGAGGGGTTGGACGGCTCGTGGGCGGAGGGCCAGCGGGCGGTCAACTCGTTGATCGACGACCTGGGTCGGCCCACCACGGAGATCGCCCGGGTCATCGTCGCGGTCGCCGACGGTGACCTCTCGCAGCACATGGCGTTGGAGATCGACGGCCGTCCCCTGCGCGGTGAGTACCTGCGCATCGGCCGCACGGTCAACACCATGGTCGATCAGCTCTCCTCCTTCTCCAACGAGGTGACCCGGGTGGCCCGGGAGGTGGGCACCGAGGGCAAGCTGGGCGGCCAGGCCGATGTGCGGGGGGTCGCCGGCACCTGGAAGGACCTCACCGACTCGGTGAACACCATGGCCTCGAACCTCACCGGGCAGGTGCGGTCGATCTCCCAGGTGGCCACGGCGGTCGCCAAGGGTGACCTGAGCCAGAAGATCACGGTGAGCGCCCGGGGCGAGGTCGCCGAGCTGGCCGACACCATGAACTCGCTGACGGACACCCTGCGTCTCTTCGCCGAGCAGGTGACCCGGGTGGCCCGGGAGGTGGGCACCGAGGGCAAGCTGGGTGGTCAGGCCGAGGTGCCCAACGTGGCCGGCACCTGGAAGGACCTGACCGACAGCGTCAACTCGATGGCCTCCAACCTGACCGCTCAGGTGCGCAACATCGCCCAGGTCTCCACGGCGGTGGCCCGGGGTGACCTGTCCCAGAAGATCACCGTGGCGGCGCAGGGCGAGATCCTGGAGCTGAAGGACACCGTCAACACGATGGTGGATCAGTTGTCCTCGTTCGCGGATGAGGTGACCCGGGTGGCCCGTGAGGTGGGCACCGAGGGCAAGCTCGGTGGCCAGGCCCAGGTACGCGGGGTCTCCGGCACCTGGCGGGACCTCACCGAGAACGTCAACCAGTTGGCCGGCAACCTGACCAGCCAGGTGCGCAACATCTCCCAGGTGTCCACCGCGGTGGCCAAGGGTGACCTTTCCCAGAAGATCACCGTGGATGCCCGTGGCGAGATTCTGGAGCTGAAGGACACCGTCAACACGATGGTGGATCAGTTGTCCTCGTTCGCGGATGAGGTGACCCGGGTGGCCCGGGAGGTGGGTACCGAGGGCAAGTTGGGTGGTCAGGCCCAGGTGAAGGGGGTCTCCGGCACCTGGCGGGATCTGACCGACAATGTGAACTCGATGGCCTCCAACCTGACCAGTCAGGTGCGCAACATCGCCTCGGTCACCACCGCGGTCGCCAAGGGTGACCTGTCGCAGAAGATCACCGTGGACGCGCGCGGCGAGATCCTGGAGTTGAAGAACACCGTCAACACGATGGTGGATCAGTTGTCCTCGTTCGCGGATGAGGTGACCCGGGTGGCCCGTGAGGTGGGCACCGAGGGCAAGCTCGGCGGTCAGGCCCAGGTACGCGGAGTGGCCGGCACCTGGCGGGACCTGACGGACAACGTGAACTCGATGGCCTCGAACCTGACCAGCCAGGTGCGCAACATCGCTCAGGTCTCGACCGCCGTGGCCAAGGGTGACCTGTCGCAGAAGATCACCGTGGATGCCCAGGGCGAGATTCTGGAGTTGAAGAACACCGTCAACACGATGGTGGATCAGTTGTCCTCCTTCGCCGACGAGGTGACCCGGGTGGCCCGGGAGGTGGGTACCGAGGGCAAGTTGGGTGGTCAGGCCCAGGTGAAGGGGGTCTCCGGCACCTGGCGGGACCTGACCGACAACGTGAACTCGATGGCCTCGAACCTCACCAGTCAGGTACGGAACATCGCCTCGGTCACCACCGCGGTCGCCAACGGTGACCTGTCGCAGAAGATCACCGTGGATGCCCAGGGCGAGATTCTGGAGTTGAAGAACACCGTCAACACGATGGTGGATCAGTTGTCCTCCTTCGCCGACGAGGTGACCCGGGTGGCCCGGGAGGTCGGCATCGAAGGCAAGTTGGGTGGTCAGGCCCAGGTGAAGGGGGTCTCCGGCACCTGGCGGGACCTGACCGAGAACGTCAACCAGCTCGCCTCCACCCTGACCACCCAGCTGCGGGCGATCGCCCAGGTGTCGACCTCGGTGACCCGGGGCGACCTGACCCAGCGAATCGCGGTGAAGGCGCAGGGCGAGGTCGCCGAGCTGAAGGACAACATCAACCAGATGATCGTCACCCTGCGGGAGACCACCCACAAGAACGCCGAGCAGGGCTGGCTGGACTCCAACCTGGCCCGCATCGGCGGCCTCTTGCAGGGCCAGCGCGACCTCGGCGAGGTCTGCCGGATGATCATGATGGAGGTGACTCCGCTGGTCGACGCCCAGCTAGGGGCATTCTTCCTGGCGGACAACTCCGAGGGGGTGATGCGGCTTCGGCTGACCGCCTCGTACGGCTATGTGTCCCGAGGTCACGAGGTCACCTTCGGCCCCGGCGAAGGGCTGGTCGGGCAGACCGCCCTCTCCCGCCGCACGATCCGGGTCGGTGCCGTGCCGGACGGCCGGATCACCCTGCGCTCCGGGCTGGCCGACACCCCGCCGGCCGACCTGGTCGTGCTGCCGGTCCTCTTCGAGGGCGAACTGCTCGGGGTGATCGAGTTCGCCAGCGTCACCCCCTTCTCCGAGCTGCACCTGTCCTTCCTGGAGCGGCTGGTGGCCACCATCGGCATCGCGGTCAACACCATCCAGGCCAACCGGCGTACGGAGGAACTGCTAGCCCAGTCGCAGCGGCTGGCCCACGAGTTGCAGGAACAGTCCGCGGAGTTGCAGCGCACCAACGCCGAACTGGAGGAGAAGGCGACCCTGCTGTCGGAGCAGAAGGGCAACATCGAGACCAAGAACCGGGAGATCGAGTTGGCCCGGCTCGGTCTGGAGGAGAAGGCGCAGCAGCTCACCCGGGCCTCGGCGTACAAGTCGGAGTTCCTGGCGAACATGAGCCACGAGCTGCGTACCCCGCTGAACTCGCTGCTGCTGCTGGCGCGGCTGCTGGCGGAGAACTCGGAGCGCAACCTGACCCCTAAGCAGATCGAATTCGCCCGTACGATCCACGGCTCCGGGTCGGATCTGCTGCGCCTGATCGACGACATCCTCGACCTGTCCAAGATCGAGGCAGGGCGGATGGACGTGGAGCCGACCGAGGTCCGGTTCGCGGAGATCCGTGGCTACGTCGAGCAGGCCTTCGCCCCGCAGGCCGAGGAGAAGGGCCTGGAATTCCAGGTACAGGTCGGCGAGGATCTGCCACCTGCGGTGATCACCGACGCCCAGCGACTCCAGCAGATCCTGCGCAACCTGCTGTCCAACGCGGTGAAGTTCACCGACAACGGCGCGGTCACCCTGCGCATCTCCCGGGCACCGGAGCAGGCGGTCTTCGACGTACCGGCGCTGACCAACGCCCGTCAGGTGATCGCCTTCACGGTGATCGACACCGGCATCGGCATCTCCGACGACAAGCTCTCCCTGATCTTCGAGGCCTTCCAGCAGGCGGACGGCACCACCAGCCGTCGCTACGGGGGCACCGGCCTGGGGTTGTCCATCAGCCGGGACCTGGCCCGGCTGATCGGCGGCACGATCACCGTCAGCTCCGTACCCGGTCAGGGCTCGACCTTCACCCTCTACCTGCCCGACGTGCTGGCCCCGGACGCCGTGGTGGCCCCGGCGCCGCCCTCCCCGCAACGGGCCGGCCTGCCCTCGTCGTTGCTGATGCCGCCGGTGGAGTTGCTGCCACCGCAGCCCGAGGCGCCGAAGACCCGCCAACTGGACGGGGCCACCGTGCTGATCGTCGACGACGACGTACGCAACGTGTTCGCCCTGACCAGCGCGCTGGAACTGCACGGCATGACGGTGCTGTACGCCGACAACGGCAGCGACGGGGTACGCCTGCTGGCCGAGCACCCGGAGGTCGACATCGTCCTGATGGATGCCATGATGCCTGACCAGGACGGGTACGAGACGACCCGGCAGATCCGGCGTAACCACCGGTTCGCGGACCTGCCGATCGTCTTCCTGACCGCCAAGGCGATGCCCGGTGACCGGGAGTCGGCGATCGCGGCGGGGGCCAGCGACTACATCACCAAGCCGGTCGACCTGGACGAGCTGATCGAGCTGATGGGCTCCTGGATCAGTGGCAGCCGCACCGAGGAGGGCTCGTGA
- a CDS encoding SpoIIE family protein phosphatase, with the protein MAAEAGPAATGGPKEHVRRVRLPADRRTPAAARAVVRSVLAEASLDELLNEALLLTTELSTNAVEHARTELDVEVSADATGLTVTVSDFAAGPVDDLTVGGRNAATEITEVAERGRGLLLVDHFASRWGTTYLPSGKGVWFRLDRHHPEDGATTTEGDPAGTEATTAPSAGAMSLLMQTLPDPYAEDPLPDFATNLLTRVAEMVGAAGGVVRLDRGDGQGPQVLARYGRPPRTGHDLLRVPLAVHRPYAGELELDAAPTAYARPLAVLTAERLSLHLENDRLRRADVRRQAWLTFLAEASELLAQSLDVELTMALVPQLVVPRLGQWCAVHTTDEWGRLRLAAATHADEAMLPQLHAILRQTGPDSVQARLREASRNGTQTPLGVPMEGFAVPLIARGQRLGTLAVGRHQRHRHDPDEIAVLEDVARRAALAIENARIHAERRRIAQALQQSLLPPVLPVVEGIGFAAEYVPTGGDADVGGDFYDVVPLPDGCWLVVIGDVSGKGVQAATVTGLVRDVIRVLAGDGKPLPELLPRLNETLVQRGAGRYCTLALAVVAPGADGRLDVGLHLAGHDRPLLLRSGGGPATFVGSGGTALGLLDTISSPSSELTLGPGDCLVFYTDGVTERRRGRELFGIGRLRDAATPLAGYPADVVAARLRATAINFSVEEPRDDIAIFVLRNDAG; encoded by the coding sequence GTGGCAGCGGAGGCGGGGCCCGCGGCGACCGGCGGCCCGAAGGAGCATGTGCGACGTGTCCGGCTGCCGGCTGACCGACGTACCCCGGCAGCCGCAAGAGCGGTCGTACGCTCCGTGCTGGCCGAGGCGAGCCTGGACGAACTGCTCAACGAGGCGCTGCTGCTGACCACGGAGCTGTCCACGAACGCCGTCGAGCACGCCCGTACCGAACTGGACGTCGAGGTGAGCGCGGACGCCACCGGGCTGACCGTGACGGTCTCCGACTTCGCCGCCGGCCCGGTGGACGACCTGACGGTCGGGGGACGCAACGCGGCAACGGAGATCACCGAGGTGGCCGAACGCGGCCGGGGACTGCTGCTGGTCGATCACTTCGCCAGCCGCTGGGGCACCACCTACCTGCCCAGCGGCAAGGGGGTGTGGTTCCGGCTGGACCGGCACCATCCGGAGGACGGCGCCACGACCACGGAGGGCGACCCGGCCGGCACCGAAGCGACCACCGCCCCCAGCGCCGGGGCGATGAGTCTGCTGATGCAGACCCTGCCGGATCCCTACGCCGAGGATCCGCTGCCCGACTTCGCCACGAACCTGCTGACCCGGGTGGCGGAGATGGTCGGTGCCGCCGGAGGGGTGGTCCGGCTGGATCGTGGGGACGGGCAGGGACCTCAGGTGCTGGCCCGCTACGGCCGCCCACCCAGGACCGGTCACGACCTGCTCCGGGTGCCGTTGGCGGTGCACCGCCCGTACGCCGGGGAACTGGAACTTGATGCCGCGCCCACCGCGTACGCCCGCCCGCTGGCGGTGTTGACCGCCGAGCGGCTCTCGCTGCACCTGGAGAACGACCGGCTGCGCCGCGCGGACGTACGCCGACAGGCCTGGCTCACCTTCCTCGCCGAGGCCAGCGAGCTGCTAGCCCAGTCCCTGGACGTGGAGCTGACCATGGCCCTCGTCCCGCAGTTGGTGGTGCCCCGACTCGGTCAGTGGTGCGCGGTGCACACCACCGACGAGTGGGGTCGGCTGCGCCTGGCCGCCGCCACCCACGCCGACGAGGCGATGCTGCCGCAGTTGCACGCGATCCTGCGGCAGACCGGTCCGGACTCCGTCCAGGCCCGGCTGCGGGAGGCCAGCCGCAACGGCACCCAGACCCCGCTGGGGGTGCCGATGGAGGGTTTCGCCGTACCCCTGATCGCCCGGGGTCAGCGCCTCGGCACCCTGGCCGTGGGGCGACACCAGCGGCACCGGCACGACCCGGACGAGATCGCCGTGCTGGAGGATGTGGCCCGGCGGGCCGCGCTGGCCATCGAGAACGCCCGCATCCACGCCGAACGGCGGCGGATAGCCCAGGCTCTGCAACAGTCCCTGCTGCCGCCGGTGCTGCCGGTGGTGGAGGGCATCGGTTTCGCCGCCGAGTACGTCCCGACCGGCGGGGACGCCGACGTCGGCGGGGATTTCTACGACGTGGTGCCGCTGCCGGACGGGTGCTGGCTGGTGGTGATCGGCGACGTCTCCGGCAAGGGGGTGCAGGCCGCTACGGTGACCGGGCTGGTCCGGGATGTGATCCGGGTGCTGGCCGGTGACGGGAAGCCGCTGCCGGAGTTGCTGCCCAGGCTCAATGAGACCCTGGTGCAGCGGGGGGCCGGCCGGTACTGCACCCTGGCCCTGGCCGTGGTCGCGCCCGGTGCGGACGGCCGGCTGGATGTCGGGCTGCACCTGGCCGGGCACGATCGACCGTTGCTGCTGCGTTCCGGCGGGGGGCCGGCCACCTTCGTCGGCAGCGGTGGCACCGCCCTGGGCCTGCTGGACACGATCAGCTCACCATCCTCGGAGCTCACCCTGGGCCCCGGTGACTGCCTGGTCTTCTACACCGACGGGGTGACCGAGCGTCGTCGCGGTCGGGAGCTGTTCGGCATCGGCCGGCTGCGCGACGCCGCCACCCCGCTGGCCGGCTACCCCGCCGACGTGGTGGCGGCCCGACTGCGCGCCACCGCGATCAACTTTTCCGTGGAGGAGCCCCGCGACGACATCGCCATTTTCGTCCTGCGCAACGACGCCGGCTGA
- a CDS encoding FAD-binding oxidoreductase, whose translation MVPARSTGGSGALDIARRLTEICGPRFARFAGPADEVAGRPARWVAVPGDAEAAARVLQLAARHDLAVVPRGAGTKIDWGAPPERLDIMLDTGRLAGIGHRPPGQRTAEVGAGTPLRAVQATLERTGQRLAVDAPSPGATVGGVLAADEAGPLRHRHGTACDQLVSLRYLAADGQLTEVDGGAAGLAQARLLCGSEGALGVLVSATLRVQALPASRVWVTRPVWTPLEVHDLIRAVLAARLEPAAIELDLPAGGRDRPQWDPRTAAMARHPSMTGRSPASPGGAGSLVVLLEGGPSEVAERSDRLVSLLGARTTVARSAPAWWRSYPFAPGDTALRLEVPITDLHAAVYALRDAAGAPIPVRGSAGLGVVHAALPGVLPPDRVAAILAAVRSVLLARQGRCVVLSAPPAVRRAVDLWGELVGLARLRAVKQHLDPAHRLAPGRLPGGL comes from the coding sequence ATGGTGCCAGCACGTTCCACCGGCGGTTCCGGTGCCCTGGACATCGCCCGCCGCCTGACCGAGATCTGCGGTCCCCGCTTCGCCCGGTTCGCCGGCCCGGCCGACGAGGTGGCCGGGCGCCCGGCCCGCTGGGTGGCCGTGCCCGGCGATGCCGAGGCGGCCGCCCGGGTGCTCCAGCTTGCCGCACGACACGACCTGGCCGTGGTCCCGCGCGGCGCGGGGACCAAGATCGACTGGGGTGCCCCGCCGGAGCGGTTGGACATCATGCTGGACACCGGGCGACTGGCCGGCATCGGGCACCGGCCGCCCGGCCAGCGCACCGCCGAGGTCGGCGCCGGCACCCCCCTGCGCGCGGTCCAGGCCACCCTGGAACGCACCGGTCAACGCCTGGCGGTGGACGCCCCCTCGCCCGGTGCCACCGTGGGTGGGGTGCTCGCCGCCGACGAGGCAGGTCCGCTGCGGCACCGGCACGGCACCGCCTGCGACCAACTCGTCAGCCTGCGTTACCTGGCCGCCGACGGGCAGTTGACCGAGGTCGACGGCGGGGCCGCCGGGCTGGCCCAGGCCCGGCTGCTGTGCGGCTCGGAAGGGGCCCTCGGCGTGCTGGTCAGCGCAACCCTGCGGGTGCAGGCCCTGCCGGCCAGCCGGGTCTGGGTGACCCGACCGGTGTGGACCCCCCTGGAGGTGCACGACCTGATCCGGGCGGTGCTCGCCGCCCGCCTGGAACCGGCCGCGATCGAGCTGGACCTGCCGGCCGGGGGCAGGGACCGCCCACAGTGGGACCCTAGGACCGCCGCGATGGCCCGCCATCCCTCCATGACCGGTCGGTCCCCGGCCAGCCCGGGAGGAGCCGGGTCGCTGGTGGTGCTGCTGGAGGGCGGCCCCTCCGAGGTGGCGGAGCGGAGCGACCGGCTGGTCTCCCTGCTCGGTGCCCGCACCACCGTGGCCCGGTCGGCTCCCGCCTGGTGGCGCAGCTATCCCTTCGCCCCGGGCGACACCGCCCTGCGGCTGGAGGTGCCCATCACCGATCTGCACGCGGCGGTGTACGCGCTGCGTGACGCGGCCGGGGCGCCGATTCCGGTCCGTGGCTCGGCCGGTCTGGGGGTGGTGCACGCCGCCCTGCCCGGGGTGCTGCCACCCGACCGGGTGGCGGCGATCCTGGCCGCCGTCCGCAGTGTGCTCCTGGCCCGTCAGGGCCGCTGCGTGGTGCTCTCCGCACCACCGGCCGTCCGGCGGGCGGTCGACCTCTGGGGCGAACTGGTCGGCCTGGCTCGGCTCCGCGCGGTCAAACAACACCTTGACCCGGCCCACCGGCTGGCTCCCGGCCGACTGCCCGGTGGCCTCTGA
- a CDS encoding S9 family peptidase: MTTETPAPVAKRVPTERVHHGDTVVDEYAWLAAKDDPDTIAYLEAENTWTEQRTAHLSGLRTELFEEIRRRTQETDLSVPTRKGGYWYYTRTEEGRQYGVHCRRAVRDGETTPPISADGAPLEGEEILLDGNLLAEGHDFFALGAFDVSPEGRFLAYSTDFSGDERYTLRIKDLTTGELLPDEIPGTFYGTAWSADASVLFYVTVDEAWRPHRVWRHLIGTAAADDVVVHAEEDERFWVGVELTRSERFILIDIASKITSEVRVIPADNPTGEPAVIAPRRQGVEYSVEHHGHRFLILHNDGAEDFALAYTSADAPGDWVPMIEHSPGTRLESVDAFADHLVITLRSNGLTGLRVVPLDGGEAHDIEFPEPLHTVALDGNPEYRTSRLRLRYTSLLIPDSVYDYDLATQELTLLRRRPVLPGPDGRPYQPEDYEQQREWALADDGTRVPISLVYRRDTPRDGSAPCVLYGYGSYEASMDPWFSVARLSLLDRGVIFAVAHIRGGGELGRRWYDHGKMLAKKNTFTDFVACARHLAKAGWTAPDRLVARGGSAGGLLMGAVANLAPDAFAGIVAQVPFVDALNTILDPSLPLTVTEWEEWGNPLADPEVYAYMKSYTPYENVAPLDYPAILAMTSLNDTRVFYHEPAKWIARLRTVAPQGDYLLKTEMEAGHGGPSGRYDAWREEAFINAWTLDRLGRA; the protein is encoded by the coding sequence GTGACCACCGAGACCCCCGCACCCGTGGCTAAGCGGGTTCCCACCGAGCGAGTCCACCACGGCGACACCGTCGTCGACGAGTACGCCTGGCTGGCCGCTAAGGACGACCCGGACACGATCGCCTACCTCGAGGCCGAGAACACCTGGACCGAGCAGCGCACGGCCCACCTGTCCGGGCTGCGTACCGAACTGTTCGAGGAGATCCGTCGGCGCACCCAGGAGACCGACCTGTCGGTACCGACCCGAAAGGGCGGGTACTGGTACTACACCCGCACCGAGGAGGGCCGGCAGTACGGCGTGCACTGCCGGCGGGCCGTCCGCGACGGCGAGACCACCCCCCCGATCAGCGCCGACGGTGCCCCGCTGGAGGGTGAGGAGATCCTGCTGGACGGCAACCTGTTGGCCGAAGGGCACGACTTCTTCGCCCTGGGTGCCTTCGACGTCAGCCCCGAGGGGCGCTTCCTGGCCTATTCCACGGACTTCTCCGGCGACGAGCGGTACACCCTGCGGATCAAGGACCTCACCACCGGGGAACTGCTGCCCGACGAGATCCCGGGCACCTTCTACGGCACGGCCTGGTCGGCCGACGCCTCGGTGCTGTTCTACGTGACCGTGGACGAGGCCTGGCGGCCGCACCGGGTCTGGCGCCACCTCATCGGTACGGCCGCCGCCGACGACGTCGTCGTGCACGCCGAGGAGGACGAACGGTTCTGGGTGGGGGTCGAGTTGACCCGCTCGGAGCGGTTCATCCTGATCGACATCGCCAGCAAGATCACCAGCGAGGTACGGGTCATCCCGGCCGACAACCCGACCGGTGAACCCGCGGTGATCGCCCCCCGTCGGCAGGGCGTCGAGTACTCCGTGGAGCACCACGGGCACCGGTTCCTGATCCTGCACAACGACGGCGCCGAGGACTTCGCCCTGGCGTACACCTCGGCGGACGCCCCGGGCGACTGGGTGCCCATGATCGAGCACTCCCCCGGCACCCGGCTGGAATCGGTCGACGCCTTCGCCGACCACCTGGTGATCACTCTGCGCAGCAACGGCCTGACCGGCCTACGGGTGGTGCCGCTGGACGGCGGCGAGGCCCACGACATCGAGTTCCCGGAACCGCTGCACACCGTGGCTCTGGACGGCAACCCGGAGTACCGCACGAGCCGGCTCCGGCTGCGCTACACCTCGTTGCTCATCCCCGACTCGGTGTACGACTACGACCTGGCCACCCAGGAGCTGACCCTGCTGCGGCGCCGTCCGGTGCTGCCCGGCCCGGACGGACGGCCCTACCAGCCGGAGGACTACGAGCAGCAGCGGGAGTGGGCCCTGGCCGACGACGGCACCCGGGTGCCGATCTCCCTGGTCTACCGTCGGGACACCCCCCGCGACGGCTCGGCCCCCTGCGTCCTCTACGGCTACGGGTCGTACGAGGCCAGCATGGACCCCTGGTTCTCGGTAGCCCGGTTGTCCCTGCTGGACCGTGGGGTGATCTTCGCGGTGGCCCACATCCGGGGCGGCGGCGAACTGGGCCGACGCTGGTACGACCACGGCAAGATGCTGGCCAAGAAGAACACCTTCACCGACTTCGTAGCCTGCGCCCGGCACCTAGCCAAGGCCGGCTGGACCGCACCGGACCGGCTGGTCGCGCGGGGCGGCTCGGCCGGGGGCCTGCTGATGGGCGCGGTCGCCAACCTGGCCCCGGACGCCTTCGCCGGCATCGTCGCGCAGGTGCCCTTCGTGGACGCCCTCAACACGATCCTCGACCCCTCCCTGCCGTTGACCGTCACCGAGTGGGAGGAGTGGGGCAACCCGCTGGCCGACCCGGAGGTGTACGCCTACATGAAGTCGTACACCCCGTACGAGAATGTGGCGCCCCTGGACTATCCGGCGATCCTCGCGATGACCAGCCTGAACGACACCCGGGTGTTCTACCACGAGCCG